Within Bdellovibrionales bacterium, the genomic segment GAATCTGGTCTTTGATTAATACAGCTCCACCAATGTTCATAATTTGAGGTTCAAGAGTCGGTCTGCGAGAGAAATAAAAAATACGACCCCTCTGCACGGCCGGATCACGGGCCAGTTCTACGACCGCATTGTCATCGGCATTCAGCACGCTGGTCGTTGATTGATTCGTATTAAGGAAAATTCTTCGCTTGGCGTTCACATACTCTTCCATGCTTCGGTAGCGATCTAAATGATTTTCTGCCAAATTCATAAACACAATATTTGTAGGATTAAAATTTTCAACGTGCTCAAGTTGAAAACTACTGACCTCTGCAATTACGACCGGCGCCCTTTCACCCGAGCGAATATACTCGCTCAAAGGCGCACCATAGTTTCCACCCACCCAGGTATTGACTCCCGAGCGTTTCAAAAAAAGCTCCACCAGATGAGTGGTGGTCGTCTTTCCGTTAGTTCCCGTAATTGCAATTATTGGTTCCTTAATGAGTTGAGCGCAAAACTCAAACTCACCTGACACCTTAACTCCATGACTTCGAGCGTAATCAAAAATCTTCAGATGAGGAGGAACCCCCGGACTGAGAACAATGAGATCCTGCTGCAAAAAAGTTTTGGGTGTGTGTCCGCCCAAGTCATAGTTGATTTGTAGGCCGCTTAATTTTTCAAGATAATTCGAGAGCTCTGCCTTCGACTTGTGATCACTCACAGTGACCTCAGCCCCCTTTTCGACCAAAAGGTGTGCCAGAGAAACGCCAGTCCTGGCCAA encodes:
- the murD gene encoding UDP-N-acetylmuramoyl-L-alanine--D-glutamate ligase yields the protein MELSELKGKRILIVGLARTGVSLAHLLVEKGAEVTVSDHKSKAELSNYLEKLSGLQINYDLGGHTPKTFLQQDLIVLSPGVPPHLKIFDYARSHGVKVSGEFEFCAQLIKEPIIAITGTNGKTTTTHLVELFLKRSGVNTWVGGNYGAPLSEYIRSGERAPVVIAEVSSFQLEHVENFNPTNIVFMNLAENHLDRYRSMEEYVNAKRRIFLNTNQSTTSVLNADDNAVVELARDPAVQRGRIFYFSRRPTLEPQIMNIGGAVLIKDQIRVRTGPEIEYYSVSNAKIRGKHNYENVMAAILVAREHGAVHEAIQRVIDDFPGMPHRLEYVRRVGGVEFYNDSKATNVHAVMRALDAFDENVILIMGGKDTNLNYLPLKDRIKRSVKTLILVGEAKERINRDVGDFTETFLIGTFEEAVLIAYQKSRIGDTVLLSPGASSFDIFDSYVERGNYFKELVNKFR